Proteins from one Dysgonomonas sp. HDW5A genomic window:
- a CDS encoding DUF2264 domain-containing protein has product MKHCTFLLCFLLSMTSYAQKQNFPPEADRAYWANLCYKISAPVLSNMSKGELRKNMTVEVSPLWDKRDVSVTYMEAFGRLMAGIAPWLALPDDNSNEGKQRKQLREWALMSYAHSVNPDSPDYLGWKGPSQALVDAAYIATSFIRAPKALWEPLDQTTKDRYVKEFKSLRTIQPPYNNWILFRGIIEAFLASIDEQPDGFALRLSVQKMEEWYLGDGWYSDGPEFALDYYNGYVMHPMLVEMTEILESKKMYTAISSELAIRRMQRYNQLIERLISPEGTFPAVGRSMTYRMGSFQPLALAVWKYGLPKNLSNGGVRNALTTIMKNMFSVEGNFGKDDFLQLGFVGHQPELADYYTNNGSLYLTSLVFLPLGLPANASFWTAPAEEWTSQKAWSGKPFAKDYHESIKK; this is encoded by the coding sequence ATGAAACACTGTACTTTTTTATTGTGCTTCTTATTGAGTATGACAAGCTATGCTCAGAAGCAAAACTTTCCGCCGGAAGCAGACCGGGCTTATTGGGCAAATCTGTGTTACAAAATTTCAGCACCCGTACTAAGCAATATGAGCAAAGGTGAGCTCCGAAAGAACATGACTGTCGAAGTGAGTCCTCTCTGGGACAAAAGAGACGTCAGCGTGACTTATATGGAAGCCTTTGGACGTCTCATGGCGGGAATAGCTCCCTGGCTGGCTTTACCGGATGATAACTCCAACGAAGGTAAACAGCGTAAACAACTGCGTGAATGGGCATTGATGAGCTATGCACATTCGGTTAACCCCGATAGTCCCGATTATCTGGGATGGAAAGGTCCAAGTCAGGCCTTAGTAGATGCGGCATATATAGCCACCAGTTTTATACGTGCCCCGAAAGCATTGTGGGAACCTCTGGATCAGACTACCAAAGACAGATACGTCAAAGAATTTAAAAGTCTCCGAACCATACAACCTCCTTACAATAACTGGATATTATTCAGGGGAATAATAGAAGCGTTTCTGGCTAGTATCGATGAGCAACCCGATGGTTTTGCACTTAGATTGTCGGTACAAAAAATGGAAGAATGGTATTTGGGAGACGGATGGTATTCCGATGGACCCGAATTTGCATTAGATTATTACAACGGATATGTTATGCACCCTATGTTGGTGGAAATGACCGAAATTCTCGAAAGCAAAAAGATGTACACGGCCATCAGTTCGGAGTTGGCAATCAGACGTATGCAACGATACAATCAATTGATAGAACGATTGATCTCTCCCGAAGGTACATTTCCGGCAGTGGGGCGTTCGATGACCTATCGCATGGGATCGTTTCAACCGCTGGCTCTGGCTGTCTGGAAATACGGATTACCCAAAAATCTGAGTAACGGAGGTGTACGCAATGCCTTGACTACAATAATGAAAAATATGTTTTCGGTAGAAGGTAATTTCGGTAAAGATGACTTCCTTCAATTGGGTTTTGTTGGGCATCAACCCGAATTGGCAGATTATTACACCAACAATGGTAGTTTATATCTGACATCATTAGTATTTTTGCCTTTGGGATTACCTGCTAATGCTTCTTTCTGGACTGCTCCTGCCGAGGAGTGGACTTCTCAAAAAGCATGGAGCGGTAAACCATTTGCGAAAGATTACCATGAATCGATAAAAAAATAA
- a CDS encoding YARHG domain-containing protein: MFIRIMFVSIVLFTASMVVHAQGIANCSTCGTELLRAQDIDTLSVDELRLLTNEIYARRGYKFSNERLQDYFQSFEWYKPLADNSQVKLSNIEEKNSKLLTDRRKVREDERQIILTYFKGLKQLAAANNDAELNKLFITPEDRQMASLDEMKLTLLHIDFDDVHWFKNKGLYSVEVDNGYVKIVYSFSLSNEGIVLAYNYMAHSDIMEDFDTMFSDYMSESEYAVWWFFSLVNGKVVLTKVDGAG; encoded by the coding sequence ATGTTTATACGAATAATGTTTGTCTCTATAGTCCTTTTTACTGCAAGCATGGTAGTTCATGCCCAGGGGATTGCCAATTGTTCTACATGTGGTACGGAATTACTGAGGGCGCAGGATATAGATACTTTGAGTGTGGATGAACTTCGTCTGCTGACCAATGAAATTTATGCACGCAGAGGCTATAAGTTTAGTAATGAACGTTTACAGGATTATTTTCAAAGCTTCGAATGGTACAAGCCATTAGCTGATAATAGCCAAGTGAAATTATCGAATATCGAAGAAAAAAACAGTAAGCTGTTGACCGATCGTCGTAAAGTTCGTGAAGATGAGAGACAAATTATTCTTACCTATTTCAAAGGACTTAAGCAATTGGCAGCAGCTAATAACGATGCCGAATTAAACAAGCTATTCATCACCCCGGAAGATCGTCAAATGGCTTCACTGGATGAGATGAAACTAACTCTTTTACATATCGATTTTGATGATGTACACTGGTTTAAAAACAAAGGTCTGTATAGTGTTGAGGTAGATAACGGATATGTGAAGATCGTATATTCGTTTTCGCTGAGTAATGAAGGAATTGTGCTTGCCTATAATTATATGGCACACTCTGATATTATGGAGGATTTTGACACCATGTTCTCCGATTATATGTCGGAAAGTGAATATGCTGTATGGTGGTTTTTCTCTTTAGTAAATGGAAAAGTAGTTTTAACAAAAGTAGATGGAGCAGGCTGA
- a CDS encoding helix-turn-helix domain-containing protein gives MEEEKIVNNIIEGICPIRDIIASLSDKWSLLVIYTLSQNPKMRFSELHKSINDISQRMLTVTLRSLEADGLVSRQIYPEVPPRVEYQLTELGYSLLDPLKGLVNWARENTAVIQKSRKSYQ, from the coding sequence ATGGAAGAAGAAAAAATAGTAAATAATATAATTGAGGGAATTTGTCCCATCCGTGATATAATTGCAAGCTTGAGCGACAAATGGTCGTTACTGGTTATATATACGCTTAGCCAGAATCCTAAAATGCGATTCAGCGAGTTGCATAAGTCGATTAATGATATATCGCAGCGGATGCTTACGGTAACCCTTCGTTCTCTTGAGGCAGACGGATTGGTTAGCCGGCAAATTTATCCGGAAGTACCTCCCCGTGTCGAATACCAACTGACCGAGTTAGGGTATAGTCTATTAGATCCATTGAAAGGACTAGTAAACTGGGCAAGGGAAAATACGGCAGTAATACAGAAATCGAGAAAAAGTTATCAGTAA
- a CDS encoding DJ-1/PfpI family protein, whose protein sequence is MGKKVAVIAFSPVNGMGLFQYLEAFFENQIQYKTFAIDSVKEIKTNSGISITLDDVIANLKGHESEYDALVFSCGDAMISFKDNADKPYYKDMFEVLKNFNDQGKLIAGHCAAAVIFEKAGITTGKKVAVHPYGKPAIQNGTATDDKFVVDHNLYTAQCEGSIWQLMPDLLAALK, encoded by the coding sequence ATGGGAAAGAAAGTAGCTGTAATAGCATTTAGTCCGGTAAACGGAATGGGTCTGTTTCAATATCTGGAAGCATTCTTCGAAAATCAGATTCAATACAAAACATTTGCTATTGACAGTGTAAAAGAAATCAAAACCAATTCGGGAATCAGTATCACTCTGGATGATGTGATTGCAAATCTTAAAGGTCACGAATCGGAATACGATGCACTGGTTTTCTCTTGTGGAGATGCTATGATTTCATTCAAAGACAATGCCGACAAACCATATTATAAAGATATGTTTGAGGTATTGAAAAATTTCAACGATCAAGGTAAGCTGATTGCAGGACATTGTGCTGCTGCGGTAATCTTCGAGAAAGCGGGAATTACTACCGGAAAGAAAGTAGCTGTACATCCTTATGGAAAACCAGCTATTCAAAACGGTACTGCTACGGATGATAAATTTGTAGTAGATCACAACTTGTATACTGCACAATGCGAAGGATCTATCTGGCAATTGATGCCCGATTTGTTAGCTGCATTGAAATAA
- a CDS encoding suppressor of fused domain protein, translated as MTKKEYRSLFEEDEAVGWLAIDKKIEEIYAGQNPRHYAPPLHYILGGRDPLDGTSIYDSQKQDFHRHFVSYGMSELYYNEDAASGEFSKWGFEFTFRLKPFEEDEQDPVWVIQVMNNLARYVFESGKWFEENHFIPANGPIRTETKSEVGIVGVAFALDPELGTITTPHGKLSFLQMVGITSSELERLKANPKTSEVKALLDELRKDNPLLITDLTRK; from the coding sequence ATGACAAAGAAAGAATATAGATCATTATTTGAAGAAGATGAGGCTGTTGGCTGGCTGGCAATAGATAAAAAGATAGAGGAAATTTACGCAGGTCAGAACCCACGTCATTATGCCCCTCCTTTACATTATATATTAGGGGGAAGAGATCCGCTGGATGGAACCAGTATTTATGACTCTCAGAAACAAGATTTTCACCGCCATTTTGTAAGTTATGGTATGTCGGAACTATACTATAATGAAGATGCGGCAAGTGGCGAATTCAGCAAATGGGGGTTCGAATTTACTTTTCGTCTGAAGCCTTTCGAGGAAGATGAGCAAGACCCTGTATGGGTGATACAGGTTATGAATAATCTGGCTCGTTATGTTTTCGAAAGTGGAAAATGGTTCGAAGAGAATCATTTTATACCTGCCAATGGACCTATTCGTACCGAAACCAAAAGTGAAGTAGGTATCGTGGGAGTTGCATTTGCTTTAGATCCCGAATTGGGTACAATAACTACACCGCACGGTAAACTATCTTTCCTGCAAATGGTAGGGATAACCTCTTCTGAACTGGAACGTTTGAAAGCTAATCCTAAAACATCGGAAGTGAAAGCCTTATTGGACGAGCTTCGAAAAGATAATCCATTATTGATAACCGACCTTACGAGAAAATAA
- a CDS encoding RNA polymerase sigma factor yields MTNNEPSKNKISDVFKRYQAQLKGYINKRVASKEDGEDILQNVFYQLLKTENPIDEMTAWLYAVTRNQIIDWKRKRKNEEMPSITVDDGNELFLSEISNFLFDDSDSSPEDVYLRSLVWNELEVALAELPQEQREVFELTELKGLPFKEISESTGIPVNTLISRKRYAVLRLRLRLKSLYEDILDT; encoded by the coding sequence ATGACCAACAATGAGCCATCGAAGAATAAAATATCAGATGTTTTTAAAAGGTATCAGGCTCAATTAAAAGGATACATCAATAAGCGTGTGGCATCTAAGGAAGACGGGGAAGATATTTTACAGAATGTATTTTATCAACTTCTTAAGACCGAAAATCCCATAGATGAAATGACGGCGTGGTTATATGCTGTTACCCGTAATCAGATTATTGACTGGAAACGCAAACGTAAGAACGAAGAAATGCCTTCTATTACGGTTGATGATGGCAATGAATTGTTTTTGAGTGAAATATCTAACTTTCTTTTTGATGATAGCGATTCATCTCCCGAAGATGTTTATTTACGGTCTTTGGTATGGAACGAGCTGGAAGTTGCTCTTGCCGAATTGCCTCAGGAACAAAGAGAAGTATTCGAATTAACAGAACTGAAAGGGTTGCCTTTCAAAGAAATATCCGAATCGACAGGCATTCCTGTAAATACCCTTATTTCGAGGAAAAGATATGCCGTGTTGCGTTTACGTTTACGCCTTAAATCGTTGTATGAAGATATTTTAGATACTTAA